The Verrucomicrobium spinosum DSM 4136 = JCM 18804 DNA segment CAGCGTCACCGGACCACCGCGAGCCGGAAGGCTCAGCTTCATGACGCCCTCCTGGACCTGACCAGAGGCCGCACTGCCATCGCCCATCAGCACCGCCCGGCCCTCCGGCAGCCCGCGCAGCTCCAGGGAGCCCACCGCACTGGGCAGCGTGATCAGCCGCAGGAACGGAGCCCCGCCCGCCCCTGGCAGGGGTGTTTCCGCGAACTTCACTTTGATCGTCGCGGGCCCGGTTTGCGGTGCGACAAAGAGCAGGTTGTCCTCCACCACCGTGAGACGCGTGTCGGGCGGGTCCACGCTGGCCACCGTCAGCCCCGCACCCATCAGCGGGATGCGCTCCCACTTCCCGGCAAAGCTTTCCACTTTGAACTCAGCTTCCACCCCCACCTTACCCGAGGACAAGTCGGCGCGAAACAACGCGGCAAGCAACAAGCCCTCGGGCAATGGTTCTGGGGGAACAGGGGTTTTCGCCGCATGCGCCTCATCCCAGAGCTTCTTGAGCTCCGAGTAAGGGATGCGGACCTCCGCTTTATCCAGCGGAGAAGGAGATGCAGCCTGCCCGCCAGCTTCCTGGCCGAGTCCGGTCGCTTCTCCAAAGCTCATCAATCCAGAAGCGACCAGCAAAGGAAGCGCAAAAGCGGGTGGGCATTTCATGAGTGCATCCTCCCACCCCCACGTGAAACGTTGATGAACCGCTCATGAAAAGACGGTGAAATATCCAAGAAACGGCAGAGAAACTTTCGGGGTGGAGTTGGTATCGCCGGAGACCCCTGGGTTGTTCTGTTCCTGCCCCTCATCAGTAAAAGGAGTGAGGAACATTCTTGTCCTGGTCCCGGCCAAACGTCCCGTGAGGTGAAGTATCACCCTCACTTGCCACCACCTTGGGTTGTAGGTCATCCCGACGTGTCGGGATTGCTCCTGCAATCCAACACTCGATGTATCAAGACTCCCCCATCGTCATCGATCTTATAGTAGATCGCAAAAGGGAATCGCTTCGAGAGCAGTCGGTAGTGTCCGAAGATCTTACGCTGAAGCCCCTTGTAGAGAATCAGAGATTCAATATCTGAAGAAAGGCAGTCCTCAAAGTATCGGCCCCAAACCGGCTTCCTGGAACTCATAAAAGTCTCGGCCATCTTCAAGGTCTCGGATAGCCGACTCGGAGATTCTGACGGTCATTTGCCAGCAGAGAGTCTCGCTTTTGCTTGTTCCCAAGTATAGACAGCTTCACTGCCAGCGGCGATCCGCGCTTCTGTTTCCCTCAACGCGGGCCCATGCCAAGATGGGGATTCCAGTTCCTGATCCTGTCTGGAAAGATCTGTCCAGAGCGCTTCCATCAACCTCAGCTTGTCAGCACGTGGAAGTTCAAGGGCCATTTCTTCAACGCTCATTCTGCCAGATAACACAACTTGGGAGGTTCTCAACAGGCGATCCTTCCACTGCCGTTCCCTTCCGCGGGGTATCCCCCACCCTGCCCAACATCATCTCCCCTTGCGCCGCCGCCAATCCCGGCTAAAGGCACCACAGGTGGTCAAATAAACACCAGTCCGATGCACCCGACCGCCGCTGGCGCACGAATCGGATTGGCTGGATCTTGTCCCCCGCCCTTCTCTTTTCCGCACGCCCGCCTGCCTCGCGACCACCATGTCCACCCGCAAGAAAAAAGCCGCTTCCGCCCCTGCCGAGCCTTCTCCCGCTGCTGCACCGACTGATGCCTTCATCCACATCCGGGGTGTGCGGCAGAACAACCTGAAGGGCTTCGACCTGGACCTCCCTCTGGGCAAGCTGAACGTGATCACCGGCCCCAGTGGCTCCGGGAAATCCTCCCTGGCCTTCGACACCATCTACGCGGAAGGCCAGCGCCGGTATGTGGAGACCTTCTCGCCGTACACGCGCCAGTTCTTCGAGCGCATGGACAAGCCGAATGTGGACGCCATCCACGGCATCCCGCCGGCCATCGCCATTGAGCAGGTCAACAACATCCGCTCCACCCGGTCCACCGTCGGCACCATCACGGAGATCAACGACTACCTGAAGATGCTCTTCCCGCGCCTGGCCGTGGGCGAGTGTCCGGAGTGCCACCGCCCGGTTCGCCCAGAGACACCGGAAAGCATCCTCCATGCGTTGTTGCACGCCCACACGGGCAAGACCGCCCTCCTCCTCTTTGGCGTGCCTGTGCCCGCGGACACAGCGGTGGAGGACTTCTTCAGCTTCCTCCAGGCTCAGGGCTATGTGCGTGTGCTGCTCTATGGCGAGGTGTTCCGCACAGACGAGCCCCAGAATCTCAAGGGCCGCAAGCTGCCCGCGATGGTGCATGTGGTGCAGGATCGTATGGTCCTGGAACCCGCCAACAAACCCCGTCTGACTGAAGCCATCGAGGTGGCACTGCGTCACGGCAAGGGGCAGGTGAGCATCTCGCTCACTGGCACTGGCAAAGACGCTCCTGCCAAGCCGGAGATGCTGAGCTTTTCCACCGACTGGCGGTGCGCCGACTGCGACTTCAAGCTGCCAGAGCCCACGCCAGGGCTGTTCAGCTTCAACAACCCCATCGGTGCCTGCCCCAGTTGCCGTGGCTTTGGCCGCACCCTGGGGCTCGACTTGGGCAAGGCGATGCCGGATGAGACGCTGAGCATCCGGGGCGGGCTGGTGCGCGCCTTTCAAGGTGACACCTACAGCGAGTGCCAGGACGACCTGGAGCGATGCGCCAAGGCCGCGAAGGTGAACATCAACACGCCCTTCAACGAGCTGCCCGTGCCGCAGCAGCGCTGGCTCATCGAAGGCGACAACAGCGACCCTGAAGAGGCCCACCGCAATGGCGAATGGTACGGCGTGCGCGGGTTCTTCAAGTGGCAGGAGAGCCGCGCCTACAAGATGCACGTTCGCGTCTTCCTGAGCCGTTACCGTGCCTACACGGAATGCGAGTCCTGCGGAGGCGGGCGTCTGAAGAAAGAGGCCGCGTACTTCCGCGTGGGCGGGAAGTCGCTGGCGGAGTTCTGGAAGACGCCAGTGAGCGATCTCTCCCCCTTCATTCAAGGGTTGGAGGTCCCGGAGGGTGATCGCGCGGTGAAGATGCTGCGGGATGAAATCGTCTCCCGCCTGAGCTACATGGAGCGCGCCGGCCTGGGGTATCTGGACCTGGACCGCCAGACGCGCACCCTGAGCGGCGGGGAGCTGCAGCGCGTGAACCTCACCACCTGCCTGGGTGCCTCGCTCGTGAACACGCTCTTTGTCCTGGATGAGCCGAGCATCGGGCTCCATCCGCGGGACATCGGCCGCCTCATCGGGGTGATGGAAGGCCTGCGGGATAAAGGAAACACCCTGCTCGTGGTGGAGCACGAAGAGGCCGTCATGCATGCGGCGGACAACCTCGTCGAGATCGGGCCTGGCCGCGGCGAGAAAGGGGGCGAGCTCGTCTTTCACGGCCCGCTGACCGCCCTGCAGGACACGCCAGGCACGCTGACGGGAGATTATCTCTTTGGCCGCAAGAGCATCCCCGTGCCTGCCAAACGCCGCCCGGTGAAGAAGGGCCAGTCCCTGCGCATCGTGGGTGCCCGGCAGCACAACCTCAAGAATGTGAGCGTGGACGTGCCCCTGGGCCTGATGTGTTGCGTCACGGGCGTGAGCGGCAGCGGCAAGAGCACGCTGGTGCATGACGTGCTCTACCGCAACCTGCTCCGCCAGCGCG contains these protein-coding regions:
- a CDS encoding addiction module protein, with protein sequence MSVEEMALELPRADKLRLMEALWTDLSRQDQELESPSWHGPALRETEARIAAGSEAVYTWEQAKARLSAGK